In a genomic window of Candidatus Cloacimonadota bacterium:
- a CDS encoding ROK family protein yields the protein MRSYQPDKRIVMTLDAGGTNLRFSALRDGKEVVNPIHRNTCGHDLDQSLKNIISGFSQILEQLTENPVAISFGFPGPTDYNNGIIGDLINLPAYRGGVALGPMLEEYFCIPVFINNDADLFTYGEAMAGFLPHINSLLEKHGSSRRYNNLIGGTFGSGFGGGIALGGNMLVGDNSAQAEINRMWNHLYPEYSVEESVSSKGVQRVYMREANITADDTPTAKEIYEIGLGLKEGDQLAAQKAYEELGRAAGNAFAQAATLIDGLIVIGGGLSGAWKLFMPALIKEMNTAFKSFESCHIARIEMMAYNLLNEQDLKKFLHEDIRMISIPFSSKKVPYNTEKKIGVGISHLGTSRAAAIGAYTFAIQKLNYL from the coding sequence ATGAGAAGCTATCAACCAGACAAGAGAATTGTCATGACCCTTGATGCAGGGGGAACGAACTTGCGGTTTTCCGCTTTAAGAGACGGAAAGGAAGTAGTAAATCCGATTCACAGAAATACCTGCGGACATGATCTCGACCAAAGTTTGAAGAATATCATCTCTGGTTTTTCTCAAATCCTGGAACAACTCACTGAAAATCCGGTTGCGATAAGCTTCGGGTTTCCCGGACCCACAGATTATAATAACGGTATCATCGGCGACCTGATAAATTTGCCTGCGTACAGAGGGGGCGTAGCACTGGGACCAATGCTGGAGGAATATTTCTGCATTCCTGTTTTTATTAATAATGATGCGGATCTCTTTACCTATGGCGAAGCTATGGCGGGATTTCTTCCTCATATAAATTCTTTATTAGAAAAGCATGGCAGTTCTCGACGATACAACAATCTCATCGGAGGCACCTTTGGCTCTGGCTTTGGCGGGGGTATAGCCCTCGGTGGCAACATGCTGGTCGGAGATAATTCAGCTCAGGCAGAGATCAATCGTATGTGGAATCACCTTTATCCCGAATATTCCGTAGAGGAAAGCGTTAGCAGCAAAGGTGTTCAGCGTGTCTATATGCGGGAAGCAAATATCACAGCAGATGATACCCCGACTGCAAAAGAGATATATGAGATCGGTTTGGGTTTGAAGGAAGGAGATCAATTAGCAGCTCAAAAAGCATACGAAGAACTCGGCAGGGCTGCAGGAAATGCCTTTGCACAGGCAGCAACACTCATCGATGGGCTTATCGTGATCGGCGGAGGACTTTCTGGTGCGTGGAAACTCTTTATGCCAGCACTTATAAAAGAAATGAACACTGCGTTTAAATCCTTTGAATCATGTCATATCGCACGTATAGAGATGATGGCTTATAATCTGCTGAATGAACAAGACCTGAAGAAATTTTTACATGAAGACATCAGGATGATCTCGATTCCTTTTAGTTCAAAAAAAGTGCCCTACAACACAGAGAAAAAAATTGGGGTAGGAATTTCACACCTTGGCACGAGTAGAGCAGCTGCTATTGGTGCGTACACCTTTGCAATCCAGAAACTGAATTATTTATAG
- a CDS encoding GAF domain-containing protein produces MTKKNKNTFTELEHRIDKILQKKASMLNKLQNICKLLKEDAAHYDWVGFYFVDRENHSELILGPFEGAPTEHTRIPFGQGVCGQVAKDKKSRIVQDTAQEENYLSCSINVQSEIVVPIIKDGTFIGEIDIDSHTIAAFSDVDEVFLHMLAKKVSGLL; encoded by the coding sequence ATGACCAAGAAAAATAAGAATACCTTTACAGAACTCGAGCATCGGATTGATAAGATTCTTCAGAAAAAGGCGAGTATGCTCAACAAGCTGCAGAATATCTGTAAGCTGCTCAAAGAGGACGCCGCACATTATGATTGGGTTGGATTTTATTTTGTTGATAGGGAGAATCATAGTGAACTTATTCTCGGTCCCTTTGAAGGAGCACCAACTGAACATACGCGCATCCCATTTGGGCAGGGCGTGTGCGGTCAGGTTGCAAAAGATAAAAAATCCCGCATTGTGCAGGATACAGCACAGGAAGAAAATTATCTTTCCTGCAGCATTAATGTTCAGTCTGAAATTGTAGTACCGATAATTAAAGACGGCACATTCATTGGTGAAATCGACATTGATTCTCATACTATCGCAGCTTTTTCTGATGTAGATGAGGTATTTCTGCACATGCTTGCAAAGAAAGTGTCGGGGCTTTTATAA
- a CDS encoding carboxymuconolactone decarboxylase family protein has translation MNSIEEFNKEREVLNKKVLDFSGKIVKRYFNLDHNAYLDGALPKKTKELLGLVSSFVLRCDDCISYHLIECKKQGVTDEELDEALSVGLVVGGTITIPHLRRAIKTWLELKNTNDQEK, from the coding sequence TTGAACTCGATTGAAGAATTTAATAAGGAAAGAGAAGTATTGAACAAGAAGGTTCTCGATTTCAGCGGAAAGATCGTCAAGCGTTATTTCAATCTCGATCATAATGCTTATCTGGATGGTGCGCTTCCAAAGAAGACGAAAGAGCTGCTCGGACTTGTTTCATCCTTTGTGCTTCGGTGTGATGACTGTATATCCTATCATCTCATTGAGTGCAAAAAACAGGGCGTTACCGATGAAGAACTGGACGAAGCACTTTCAGTCGGACTTGTTGTCGGAGGAACGATCACGATTCCACATCTGCGCAGAGCCATAAAAACCTGGCTTGAACTCAAAAACACAAATGACCAAGAAAAATAA